One Phocaeicola dorei genomic region harbors:
- a CDS encoding YitT family protein encodes MDSVFITTRKQRVIRELRDYMLIALGMLMYAIGWTVFLLPNDLPSGAVPGIASIVYWATGLPVQYTYLGINGVLLILSLVILGWKFSVKTIYAVFVLTSILPIIQDLTGGESLIHDQPFMACVLGAFFCGGGIGVAFSANGSTGGTDIIAAIVNKYRDITLGRVILMCDLVIISSSYFVLHDWEKVVYGYVVLFISSFVLDQVVNSARQSVQFFIISKKHEEIGHRINKDLHRGVTFIDGVGCYTGAGVKMMFVLAKKRESTTIFRLIKDIDPNAFVSQSAVIGVFGEGFDRIKVK; translated from the coding sequence ATGGATTCAGTCTTTATTACGACGCGTAAGCAACGGGTTATCAGAGAACTAAGGGATTATATGTTGATTGCTCTTGGTATGCTGATGTATGCTATCGGATGGACCGTCTTTTTGTTACCTAATGACCTTCCTTCAGGTGCGGTGCCAGGTATTGCTTCTATTGTTTATTGGGCTACCGGTTTGCCGGTTCAGTACACCTATTTGGGAATAAACGGAGTATTGTTGATACTTTCTTTGGTTATTTTGGGATGGAAGTTTAGTGTGAAAACCATCTATGCTGTATTTGTGCTGACTTCTATTCTGCCTATCATACAGGATTTGACAGGGGGAGAGTCTTTAATACATGATCAACCTTTCATGGCTTGTGTCTTGGGAGCCTTTTTCTGCGGAGGTGGTATTGGTGTCGCTTTTTCTGCCAATGGTAGCACAGGAGGTACGGATATTATAGCTGCTATTGTCAATAAGTATCGTGATATTACTTTGGGCCGGGTTATTTTGATGTGTGATTTGGTTATTATCTCTTCCAGTTATTTTGTATTGCATGATTGGGAGAAGGTGGTATATGGATATGTTGTCTTGTTTATATCCAGCTTTGTCTTGGATCAGGTGGTAAATAGTGCTCGTCAGTCAGTGCAATTCTTTATCATTTCGAAGAAGCATGAAGAAATAGGGCATCGCATAAATAAAGATCTTCATCGAGGGGTGACGTTCATTGACGGAGTAGGTTGTTATACCGGTGCGGGTGTGAAAATGATGTTTGTGCTGGCAAAAAAACGTGAGTCTACTACTATATTCCGTTTGATAAAAGATATCGATCCGAACGCATTTGTATCACAAAGTGCTGTCATTGGTGTATTTGGAGAAGGCTTTGATAGAATAAAGGTGAAATAA
- a CDS encoding S9 family peptidase produces the protein MTKKNLFTLVLCLFCLGTTTHAQHIPTLEEAVYGGLIKTEGGSNVSWMKDGERYSKIEKNAEGAYEVTAYKAKDNSKEVLIPANMLLNPQTGKPISVRNFIFSEDNSKVLIYTNTRRVWRYDTRGDYWVLNLKNGKLQQLGKSLPEATLMFAKFSPDASRVAYVSRNNIYVESLVDGKINQLTQDGNNEIVNGTFDWVYEEEFNCRDGFRWSPDGQYIAYWQSDTQGTGWFDIINNVDSIYPKIQRFPYPKAGTANSAVKVGYVSADGGNTTWLALPGDARNHYIPRMEFIPGCNELFIQQMNRAQNTNKVWIAKIGENTPVNIFTDQDAAWLETNDNVRWLKGNKYFTWESERDGWRHLYRVSRDGKEIKPITQGAFDYIQEVGADMDKGFVYFIASPDNFTQRYLYQARLFGNGEVKRLSPVDQSGQHRYIMSPSGKWAVHTFSNSETPPVIDMVSFPAHKSVRLITDNAKAKEQYKALGLQPKEFVKTRSGELELDAWMIKPVNFDPSKKYPVIIDVYGEPANATVQDVWSGGSLWHQYLANLGYIIVSIENRGANAPRGREWRKCIYGEVGTFASEDQARGIQDLARQYSFIDTTRIGITGWSGGGSQTLNSMFRYPDVFHTGIAIAFVADQRLYDTIYQERYMNTPQNNPEGYRKGSPISYAAGLKGNLLLIHGTGDDNVHYQNCEMLVNELVRHGKIFSQISYPMRSHGIYEGEGTSLHLRKTMADYWLKNLPAGGK, from the coding sequence ATGACGAAAAAGAACTTATTTACATTAGTCTTATGTTTATTCTGTCTCGGAACCACAACTCATGCGCAACATATCCCCACATTGGAGGAAGCTGTATACGGAGGACTGATCAAGACAGAAGGCGGAAGCAACGTGAGTTGGATGAAAGATGGAGAACGTTATTCCAAAATAGAAAAAAATGCCGAGGGAGCATACGAAGTCACTGCCTATAAAGCAAAGGACAATTCCAAAGAAGTGCTGATCCCTGCCAATATGCTTCTGAATCCGCAAACAGGAAAACCTATCTCTGTCCGCAATTTCATATTCAGCGAAGATAACTCCAAAGTATTGATCTACACCAATACTCGTCGCGTATGGCGTTATGATACCCGCGGTGATTACTGGGTGCTTAATTTGAAAAACGGCAAACTGCAACAATTGGGCAAAAGCTTGCCGGAAGCTACCTTAATGTTCGCCAAGTTCTCGCCGGATGCCAGCCGGGTAGCATATGTCTCCAGAAACAACATTTACGTAGAGAGTCTGGTTGACGGGAAAATCAACCAACTAACTCAAGACGGAAATAATGAAATTGTAAACGGAACATTCGACTGGGTATACGAAGAAGAATTCAACTGCCGCGACGGTTTCCGCTGGAGTCCCGACGGACAATACATAGCCTATTGGCAAAGCGATACCCAAGGTACGGGATGGTTTGATATCATCAATAATGTAGATTCCATTTATCCTAAAATCCAACGTTTTCCTTACCCTAAAGCCGGAACAGCAAACTCCGCTGTAAAAGTAGGCTATGTATCCGCCGACGGTGGAAACACCACTTGGCTGGCTCTTCCCGGTGATGCACGTAACCACTATATTCCCCGTATGGAATTCATTCCGGGCTGCAACGAACTGTTCATCCAGCAAATGAACCGTGCCCAAAACACCAATAAAGTATGGATTGCGAAAATAGGTGAAAATACCCCCGTCAATATCTTTACCGATCAAGATGCCGCATGGTTGGAAACGAATGACAATGTGCGTTGGTTGAAAGGGAACAAGTATTTCACTTGGGAAAGCGAACGTGACGGATGGCGCCACCTGTATCGTGTAAGCCGTGATGGTAAAGAAATCAAGCCCATCACCCAAGGAGCTTTTGATTATATTCAAGAAGTAGGTGCGGATATGGATAAAGGTTTTGTATACTTTATCGCTTCTCCCGACAACTTCACCCAGCGCTATCTCTACCAGGCACGTCTTTTCGGCAATGGAGAGGTAAAGCGGCTAAGTCCTGTTGACCAAAGCGGGCAACATCGTTATATCATGTCACCGTCCGGCAAATGGGCAGTCCATACATTCAGTAACTCGGAAACTCCCCCTGTAATCGACATGGTGTCTTTCCCTGCCCATAAAAGTGTACGTCTGATTACTGACAATGCAAAAGCCAAGGAGCAATACAAAGCCTTGGGGCTACAACCAAAAGAATTTGTAAAAACCCGTTCAGGAGAATTGGAACTGGATGCATGGATGATCAAACCCGTAAACTTTGATCCCAGCAAAAAATACCCGGTCATAATTGATGTCTATGGAGAACCTGCCAACGCCACTGTACAGGATGTATGGAGCGGAGGAAGTTTATGGCACCAATACTTGGCAAACCTGGGGTATATCATAGTCAGCATCGAGAACCGTGGTGCCAATGCACCCCGTGGACGCGAATGGCGCAAATGTATTTATGGAGAAGTCGGAACCTTTGCCAGTGAAGATCAGGCAAGAGGCATCCAAGACTTGGCACGTCAATACTCTTTCATTGACACCACACGTATCGGTATCACCGGCTGGAGTGGTGGAGGCAGCCAGACTCTGAATAGTATGTTCCGTTATCCCGATGTTTTCCACACAGGCATTGCCATTGCTTTTGTGGCAGACCAGCGTCTGTATGACACGATTTATCAAGAACGTTACATGAACACCCCTCAAAATAATCCGGAGGGTTACCGCAAAGGGTCTCCCATCTCGTATGCAGCAGGATTGAAAGGCAACTTGCTGTTAATTCACGGTACAGGAGATGATAATGTCCATTACCAGAATTGTGAAATGTTGGTCAATGAACTGGTACGGCACGGAAAGATCTTCTCACAGATTTCTTACCCTATGCGTTCCCATGGAATTTATGAAGGCGAGGGAACCAGCTTGCATCTGCGAAAGACAATGGCTGATTACTGGTTGAAAAACCTGCCTGCCGGAGGAAAATAA
- a CDS encoding lipocalin-like domain-containing protein, giving the protein MLGISSCDKAPINGKLDGRWQLMTIEYTNGKIEECNRIYYSIQLHLVEISAKGGNGGTHIGRFSYKGDEVTMSEFRHRGDEEKLTTLNELKPFGLNQAINHLKVEKATGKKLILKSDYARLTFRKF; this is encoded by the coding sequence ATGCTGGGAATCAGCAGTTGTGACAAAGCTCCCATCAATGGCAAATTAGATGGCAGATGGCAATTAATGACTATAGAATATACTAATGGAAAAATAGAAGAATGTAACCGCATTTATTATAGTATCCAGTTACATTTGGTGGAAATCAGTGCCAAAGGTGGAAATGGAGGCACTCATATCGGACGTTTCTCTTATAAAGGAGATGAGGTAACCATGAGTGAATTCCGCCACCGGGGAGATGAAGAAAAACTAACGACACTGAATGAATTGAAACCTTTCGGACTTAATCAAGCTATTAATCATCTTAAAGTGGAAAAAGCAACAGGCAAGAAACTAATTCTGAAATCTGATTATGCACGCCTCACATTCAGAAAGTTCTAA
- a CDS encoding aminopeptidase C, with protein MKTKVFTLAALLCCASAMYAQESGYKFTTVASQKATPVKNQASTGTCWCFATTSFMESELLRMGKGEYDLSEMFIVRQKYLNQLEDNYYRGGNGNLGQGSLSHTWKNAFNQVGIVPEEVYHGINYNSEKHNHGEMVRYINALGNTAVKMKRRSAEYYKLINNLFDTYLGELPEKFTYKGKEYTPKSFAESLGLNMDDYIELTSFTHKPYYQKFSPEVPDNWENEQMYNLPLDEMMEVADYALTHGYTVCWDGDVSEKGFSFKNGVAINPVVKKVEDLSGSDRARFEKMDPKEQKEMLAEAYKFEKPCPEVNVTPEVRQEGYEAFVTTDDHLMHLTGITKDQNGTKYYITKNSWGTERNTFGGYLNMSESYVRAKTIFLMVHKDAIPAAIKQKLGIK; from the coding sequence ATGAAGACAAAAGTATTCACACTAGCCGCACTGCTATGCTGCGCATCAGCCATGTATGCACAAGAAAGTGGTTACAAATTCACGACTGTTGCATCACAGAAAGCAACTCCTGTCAAAAATCAGGCCTCTACCGGAACTTGCTGGTGCTTTGCCACCACTTCGTTCATGGAATCCGAACTGCTCCGTATGGGCAAAGGAGAATATGACCTTTCTGAAATGTTCATTGTACGCCAAAAGTACTTAAACCAATTGGAAGACAACTATTACCGGGGAGGCAACGGGAATTTAGGACAAGGAAGCCTTTCACACACATGGAAGAACGCTTTCAATCAAGTGGGTATCGTACCCGAGGAAGTATATCACGGAATCAATTATAACTCAGAGAAACATAACCATGGTGAAATGGTGAGATACATCAACGCTTTAGGAAACACAGCCGTTAAAATGAAACGTCGCAGCGCGGAATACTACAAGCTGATCAACAATCTTTTCGATACTTATCTAGGAGAACTTCCTGAAAAGTTCACTTACAAAGGAAAAGAATACACTCCGAAATCTTTTGCCGAAAGTCTGGGTTTGAACATGGACGATTATATTGAACTGACTAGTTTCACTCACAAACCGTATTACCAGAAATTCTCTCCGGAAGTACCCGACAATTGGGAAAATGAACAAATGTACAATCTTCCGCTGGACGAAATGATGGAAGTTGCCGACTATGCTTTGACCCACGGATATACCGTATGTTGGGACGGTGATGTCAGTGAAAAAGGTTTTTCATTCAAAAATGGTGTAGCCATCAATCCGGTAGTGAAAAAAGTGGAAGACCTCTCGGGTTCCGACCGTGCACGTTTTGAAAAGATGGACCCTAAAGAACAAAAAGAGATGCTGGCGGAAGCCTACAAATTTGAAAAACCGTGTCCCGAAGTAAATGTCACTCCGGAAGTCCGTCAGGAAGGTTATGAAGCATTTGTCACTACAGATGACCACCTGATGCATCTTACCGGTATTACCAAAGACCAGAACGGGACCAAATACTATATCACCAAAAATTCTTGGGGTACAGAACGCAATACATTTGGCGGTTATCTGAATATGTCCGAAAGCTATGTACGTGCCAAGACTATTTTCCTCATGGTGCATAAAGATGCTATTCCGGCTGCAATCAAACAGAAATTAGGAATTAAATAA
- a CDS encoding aspartate ammonia-lyase, translating into METKLTEETRVESDLIGAREIPASALYGVQTLRGIENFPISKFHLNEYPLFINGLAITKMAAAMANYELGLLTKEQKDAIVLACQEILNGEHHEQFPVDMIQGGAGTSTNMNANEVIANRALEIMGHKRGEYQYCSPNDHVNCSQSTNDAYPTAIHIGMYYSHLRFLPYLESLIGAFHKKGEEFAHIIKMGRTQLEDAVPMTLGQTFNGFASILRDEIRHLNEAAADFLTVNMGATAIGTGICAEPGYAEKCVEALCEITGFDFKLSSDLVGATSDTSCLVGYASALKRVAVKVNKICNDLRLLASGPRCGLGEFNLPAMQPGSSIMPGKVNPVIPEVMNQICYKVIGNELCVTMAGEAAQMELNAMEPVMAQCCFESVDLMVNGFETLRTRCVEGITANAERCKIEVHNSIGVVTALNPIIGYKNSTKIAKEALETGRSVYELVLEHGILNKEELDTILSPENMLKPVKLDIKPRR; encoded by the coding sequence ATGGAAACAAAACTTACAGAAGAAACCCGAGTAGAAAGTGATTTAATTGGTGCCCGCGAAATTCCGGCCAGTGCATTGTATGGTGTGCAAACTCTAAGAGGCATAGAAAATTTCCCAATTAGTAAATTTCATCTAAATGAATATCCGTTGTTTATTAACGGTCTTGCCATTACGAAAATGGCAGCTGCAATGGCTAACTATGAGTTAGGTTTATTAACTAAAGAACAAAAAGATGCCATAGTATTGGCGTGTCAGGAAATCTTAAATGGTGAGCATCATGAGCAATTCCCGGTGGATATGATTCAGGGAGGTGCCGGTACTTCTACCAATATGAATGCTAATGAAGTCATTGCTAACCGTGCTTTGGAGATTATGGGACACAAACGTGGCGAGTATCAATATTGCTCTCCTAATGACCATGTGAACTGCTCACAATCAACGAATGATGCTTATCCCACTGCAATCCATATTGGTATGTATTATTCTCATCTTCGTTTTCTTCCTTATTTGGAATCGCTGATTGGTGCATTCCATAAGAAAGGAGAAGAGTTTGCACATATCATCAAAATGGGGCGTACTCAGTTGGAAGATGCCGTACCTATGACTTTAGGTCAGACATTCAATGGTTTTGCCAGTATATTGAGAGACGAAATTCGTCATTTGAATGAAGCGGCGGCAGACTTCCTGACAGTAAATATGGGTGCTACCGCTATTGGTACAGGCATTTGTGCGGAACCGGGATATGCAGAAAAATGTGTGGAAGCATTGTGTGAAATTACAGGTTTTGATTTCAAATTGTCGTCAGATTTGGTAGGAGCTACTTCAGATACTTCCTGCTTGGTAGGTTATGCTTCAGCTTTAAAAAGGGTAGCCGTAAAAGTAAATAAAATATGTAATGATTTACGTTTGCTGGCCAGTGGACCGCGTTGTGGTTTAGGAGAATTCAACCTTCCGGCTATGCAACCGGGATCTTCTATAATGCCAGGTAAGGTGAATCCGGTGATTCCTGAAGTGATGAATCAGATTTGTTATAAAGTAATAGGTAACGAACTATGCGTGACTATGGCTGGCGAAGCTGCTCAAATGGAACTGAATGCTATGGAACCGGTGATGGCACAGTGTTGTTTTGAATCTGTAGATTTAATGGTCAATGGTTTTGAAACCCTGCGTACACGTTGTGTAGAAGGTATTACTGCTAATGCGGAACGCTGCAAGATTGAAGTGCATAACAGTATTGGTGTAGTAACCGCATTGAATCCGATTATTGGTTATAAAAATTCTACAAAGATTGCAAAAGAAGCGTTGGAAACAGGTAGAAGTGTCTATGAACTGGTCTTGGAACATGGTATTTTAAATAAGGAAGAGTTGGATACAATTCTAAGTCCGGAGAACATGTTGAAACCGGTAAAATTGGATATTAAGCCTAGAAGATAA
- a CDS encoding LruC domain-containing protein produces MKTKFWIICLSVFFVSCLRNMHDIYTGGGEEGEEKINKDDFFDFTTVRNSQLIIDYGMKVQTAFYLYDEYPMELVENTWEFKDINPIYAASTDMNGRFFSKVSLPAYLKKVWLVTDNVLVVSPVELELLSDGLTFNYVDYKAQLSADGRSRAVMGGVSYPDGYDVLGNWNENGVPDYLLPEKLDIPGAFLERCSNLSRSIVVDNRNLLERFPELRTSGSNDMVITKSTGLVATYFNFSSTTWEDMVAYYTYKEGESVDMATIKKTILIPRSSRNAPKSLVGEQIKLKYWNKEQSKYEDEFPQGTHIGWILLGMGFGKEKGVFPRYSNPAYNDNKEQRSVLLSDPELDNCFFMAMEDNVDMRFNDVQFAIMASASSSVEPTPNIPDEVNKGEISYVVKGSLAYEDNWPDKNDYDMNDVVIYYSSTVVKDKSSNALVRTTTTFTPMNDGATYTNGFGFQLDYVGKEHIDLVQVSQEGNVIGKNFEPGIEKPVLILFSDIKPVLKKPVTVVIGFKKYDKVSDMDAYPPYNSFIFVNKRSHEVHLSGYKPTSVADESLRGTGSDLSQDSNGSPMYYIAEDNMPFAINISNSEFRWPSEKVSITTYYPEFKQWRDSFGADYKDWYLHPKE; encoded by the coding sequence ATGAAAACAAAATTTTGGATCATCTGCTTATCAGTTTTCTTTGTGTCTTGCTTGCGTAATATGCATGATATATACACGGGGGGAGGGGAAGAAGGGGAGGAAAAAATCAATAAAGACGATTTTTTTGATTTTACTACTGTCCGTAATAGTCAACTTATTATTGATTATGGTATGAAAGTACAGACTGCTTTTTATCTGTATGATGAATATCCTATGGAATTAGTTGAAAATACTTGGGAGTTTAAAGATATAAATCCCATTTATGCTGCTTCGACTGATATGAATGGTAGATTTTTTTCAAAAGTATCTTTGCCGGCTTATTTGAAAAAGGTATGGCTGGTAACTGATAATGTGTTGGTCGTATCACCTGTTGAATTGGAATTACTATCTGACGGACTAACCTTTAATTATGTTGATTATAAGGCACAACTGTCTGCCGATGGGCGTTCTAGAGCAGTAATGGGAGGAGTGAGTTATCCTGACGGATATGATGTATTGGGTAATTGGAATGAAAATGGGGTTCCTGATTATTTGTTGCCTGAAAAGTTGGATATACCTGGTGCTTTTTTAGAGAGATGCAGTAATTTAAGCCGTTCTATAGTAGTAGATAATCGTAATTTGTTGGAAAGATTTCCGGAACTGCGTACTTCAGGGAGTAATGATATGGTAATAACTAAATCTACAGGTTTGGTAGCGACTTATTTTAATTTCTCGTCTACTACGTGGGAGGATATGGTTGCTTATTATACTTATAAAGAAGGAGAGTCCGTGGACATGGCTACCATAAAAAAGACCATCCTGATTCCTCGTTCCAGTAGGAATGCTCCTAAATCTTTAGTCGGTGAGCAAATAAAACTAAAATATTGGAATAAGGAACAAAGCAAGTATGAAGATGAATTCCCCCAAGGCACTCATATTGGATGGATTTTATTGGGAATGGGATTTGGAAAAGAAAAGGGTGTTTTTCCTCGTTATTCTAATCCTGCATATAACGATAATAAAGAGCAACGTTCAGTTTTGTTAAGTGATCCGGAACTGGACAATTGTTTCTTTATGGCTATGGAAGATAATGTGGACATGCGTTTTAATGATGTACAGTTTGCTATTATGGCATCTGCTTCTTCTTCTGTAGAACCTACTCCTAATATACCGGATGAAGTAAATAAGGGTGAAATTTCGTATGTAGTCAAAGGGTCTTTGGCTTATGAGGACAATTGGCCTGATAAGAATGATTATGATATGAATGATGTTGTGATATATTATTCCAGTACAGTTGTGAAAGATAAATCTTCTAACGCATTGGTGCGCACCACTACTACTTTTACTCCGATGAATGATGGTGCTACTTATACAAATGGGTTTGGTTTCCAGTTGGATTACGTAGGGAAGGAGCATATCGATTTGGTGCAGGTGAGTCAAGAAGGTAATGTGATCGGAAAAAACTTTGAGCCGGGAATAGAAAAGCCTGTATTAATACTTTTTTCTGATATAAAGCCTGTTCTCAAAAAGCCTGTGACTGTAGTGATCGGATTTAAAAAATATGATAAAGTAAGCGATATGGATGCTTATCCGCCTTACAATTCTTTCATTTTTGTGAATAAACGTTCTCATGAAGTACATTTGTCAGGCTATAAGCCGACAAGCGTAGCTGATGAGAGTTTACGTGGTACGGGTAGTGATTTGAGTCAAGATTCCAATGGTTCCCCAATGTATTATATAGCAGAAGATAATATGCCTTTCGCTATAAATATCAGTAACAGTGAATTTAGATGGCCTTCAGAGAAGGTGTCTATTACCACCTATTATCCCGAGTTTAAACAGTGGAGAGATTCTTTTGGTGCGGATTATAAAGATTGGTATTTACACCCCAAAGAATAA
- a CDS encoding capsule assembly Wzi family protein has protein sequence MKKIQLFLLLFLLISITQHINAQFPVKTEYTVEMGGTSGKGTYAPMWLTANRQGLSSVNTENGYLRAGIAHTMPLNQHFGFSAGLDLATAYNFTSSFIIQQAYADLSYRWLNLSIGSKERLPELKNSKLSSGGMVESNNARPIPQVRLEVPYYVAIPGTHKWLYLKGHIAYGRFTDDKWQEHFTSIGNKYAIDVLYHSKSLFAKVGNKEHFPVEFEGGIQMSAQFGGDQYIAGQKEPVIDMPTRFVDFMRVLVPMAGDDTTPEGEQVNIYGNHVGSWNFAATAYLNQWKVKIYYEHYFDDHSQMFFQYGRWKDGHIGLEITFPKNRFIDTFVYEGLGTKDQTGPMLYDSFWGEFEEQISAKDNYYNHYLYQGWQHWGMGIGNPLLPGPIYNKNGQITFISNRVLAHHIGFCGSPCQSLSYRMLLSYSRHWGTYDNPLNEIKKQFNSLFEVTYAPQQLKGWSFTVSGAMDRGSMLGNNYGGMLVIRKQGIIKSGNK, from the coding sequence ATGAAGAAAATACAACTATTCTTATTACTATTTCTGTTAATATCCATTACGCAGCACATCAATGCCCAATTCCCTGTCAAAACAGAATATACCGTTGAGATGGGAGGAACATCGGGTAAAGGAACTTACGCACCTATGTGGCTTACTGCCAATAGGCAAGGTTTATCTTCTGTCAATACTGAAAATGGTTATTTACGGGCAGGAATTGCACACACAATGCCATTAAACCAACATTTCGGCTTCAGTGCAGGACTGGATTTGGCAACCGCCTACAATTTCACCTCCTCATTCATCATCCAACAGGCCTATGCAGACCTTAGCTACCGATGGTTGAACCTGAGCATCGGCAGTAAAGAACGCTTGCCCGAATTAAAGAATTCCAAGTTAAGCAGTGGAGGCATGGTAGAATCAAATAATGCCCGCCCCATTCCCCAAGTACGCTTGGAAGTTCCCTATTATGTAGCCATACCAGGTACCCATAAATGGCTTTATTTGAAAGGACACATAGCCTATGGACGTTTTACTGATGACAAATGGCAGGAACATTTCACTTCCATAGGTAACAAATATGCCATTGATGTACTTTACCACAGTAAATCGCTTTTCGCCAAAGTAGGAAACAAAGAACATTTTCCGGTAGAATTTGAAGGAGGAATACAAATGTCCGCTCAATTCGGCGGAGACCAATATATTGCAGGACAAAAAGAGCCTGTAATAGATATGCCTACCCGGTTTGTTGACTTTATGCGCGTATTGGTTCCTATGGCTGGAGATGATACCACACCCGAAGGCGAACAAGTAAACATCTACGGAAACCATGTCGGTAGTTGGAATTTTGCCGCAACAGCTTATCTTAACCAGTGGAAGGTAAAAATCTATTATGAACATTATTTCGACGATCACTCCCAAATGTTTTTCCAATACGGACGCTGGAAAGACGGACACATCGGACTGGAAATAACTTTTCCAAAAAACCGCTTCATTGATACTTTTGTATACGAAGGATTAGGAACAAAGGATCAAACCGGACCTATGCTGTATGACTCCTTTTGGGGGGAGTTTGAAGAGCAAATCAGTGCTAAAGATAATTATTACAATCATTACCTCTATCAAGGATGGCAGCATTGGGGAATGGGAATAGGCAATCCTCTACTTCCCGGACCTATTTACAACAAGAATGGACAGATTACTTTTATCAGCAACCGTGTACTGGCACATCACATAGGATTCTGCGGTTCCCCCTGCCAATCGCTGAGTTATCGTATGCTACTCTCCTACTCCCGTCATTGGGGTACTTATGATAATCCTCTGAATGAAATAAAGAAACAATTCAACTCTTTGTTTGAAGTAACTTATGCTCCACAACAACTGAAAGGATGGAGTTTCACTGTATCCGGAGCTATGGATCGCGGCAGCATGCTTGGAAATAATTATGGTGGAATGCTGGTTATCCGCAAACAAGGAATTATCAAATCAGGCAATAAATAA